The Nitrospira sp. genome contains a region encoding:
- a CDS encoding cyclic peptide export ABC transporter, with protein MSLLRFLYRNSWRLVMLSMVAGLISGLASAGIIAFINSALEESQRTVALGMSFLGGVVLVVVTKAFSEVVLTRLGQDIIAQLRVHLSEQILRAPLRHVQELGRHRLLAALNEDTDVIAQAYVQIPLICVNGATVVGCLAYLGWLSWPVLAIVLGFMLFGALSFQAQEKQALHSFKQARETNDTLFRHFQSILEGIKELKLHRERRQAFLATALRPTVTAYKRDFVKGMTVYAIATNWGMFLFYAVIGLALFILPEWLALTPQAIAGATLVLLYMMGPFAQIVETLPSVGRADVALEKVEALGLSLETASAQDRVEESGQITKKDSGGPVLDTTWKRLEMVGVTHRYYREQEGGSFHLGPIELNFTPGELVFLVGGNGSGKTTLALLLLGLYAPESGTIRLDGIPIDEINRENYRQLFSAVFSDYHLFDTLFGLNRAGLDGQAQEYLDRLQLRDKVQIRDGEFSTQSLSQGQRKRLALLTAYLEDRPFYVFDEWAADQDPVFRRVFYEELLPDLKARGKTALVITHDDQYFSIADRCLRMDLGKITTVTEGVGAFR; from the coding sequence ATGAGCTTGCTCCGCTTCTTGTACCGGAATTCCTGGCGACTGGTCATGCTCTCCATGGTCGCCGGACTGATCAGCGGCCTGGCAAGCGCGGGCATCATCGCCTTTATCAATTCTGCGCTGGAAGAGAGTCAGCGCACGGTGGCGCTCGGCATGAGTTTTCTGGGAGGAGTCGTGCTCGTGGTGGTCACGAAGGCCTTTTCGGAGGTGGTGCTGACACGATTAGGCCAAGACATCATCGCACAGTTGCGGGTACACCTCAGTGAACAGATTCTTCGTGCGCCTCTCCGACACGTGCAGGAACTTGGTCGCCATCGATTGCTGGCTGCGCTTAATGAAGATACGGATGTCATCGCTCAGGCCTATGTGCAAATTCCGTTGATTTGTGTGAACGGCGCGACGGTCGTCGGATGCCTGGCGTATCTCGGGTGGCTTTCTTGGCCGGTGCTGGCCATCGTCCTCGGCTTCATGCTCTTCGGCGCGCTGTCGTTCCAAGCGCAGGAAAAGCAGGCCCTCCACTCGTTCAAACAGGCTCGAGAAACCAACGACACCCTGTTTCGCCATTTTCAATCGATCCTCGAGGGCATCAAAGAGCTCAAGCTTCACCGCGAACGCCGCCAGGCATTTCTCGCCACCGCTCTCCGCCCGACCGTAACGGCCTACAAGCGGGACTTCGTCAAGGGTATGACGGTGTACGCTATTGCCACGAACTGGGGCATGTTCTTGTTCTATGCGGTGATCGGACTCGCTCTGTTTATCCTGCCTGAGTGGCTGGCGCTGACCCCACAGGCCATCGCGGGAGCGACGCTCGTGCTCCTTTATATGATGGGGCCGTTCGCCCAAATCGTCGAAACTCTGCCGAGTGTCGGACGCGCGGATGTCGCGCTGGAGAAAGTGGAAGCGTTGGGGTTGTCCCTCGAAACGGCTTCGGCTCAGGACCGCGTCGAGGAAAGCGGACAGATCACGAAGAAAGACTCGGGAGGCCCCGTTCTCGACACCACGTGGAAGCGTCTCGAGATGGTCGGTGTCACGCACCGATACTATCGGGAACAGGAAGGGGGGAGTTTTCATCTCGGTCCGATCGAACTCAACTTCACCCCGGGCGAACTGGTCTTTCTGGTCGGCGGCAACGGCAGCGGAAAGACGACCCTCGCCCTGCTCCTGCTGGGTCTCTACGCGCCGGAATCGGGAACGATTCGTCTCGACGGGATTCCGATCGACGAGATCAATCGCGAAAACTACCGTCAACTGTTCTCCGCCGTCTTTTCCGATTACCACCTCTTCGACACGCTGTTCGGTTTGAACAGGGCGGGCCTCGATGGGCAAGCGCAGGAATACCTGGACCGGTTGCAGCTGCGCGACAAGGTTCAGATCAGAGACGGAGAGTTCTCCACGCAGTCGCTTTCACAGGGGCAACGCAAGCGCCTGGCCTTGCTGACGGCCTATCTCGAAGACCGGCCATTCTATGTGTTCGATGAATGGGCGGCCGATCAGGATCCGGTGTTTCGCCGGGTGTTCTATGAAGAGCTGTTGCCCGATTTGAAGGCTCGCGGCAAAACGGCATTGGTCATTACCCATGATGATCAGTACTTCTCGATCGCCGACCGATGCCTTCGGATGGATTTGGGGAAGATCACAACGGTGACGGAAGGAGTGGGCGCATTTCGATAA
- a CDS encoding SDR family NAD(P)-dependent oxidoreductase, whose product MASEMDRNDGEQTSEHDGLDIAVIGLACRFPGSQNSTAFWTNLRDGVESIAALSEEDLRSAGVQERLRHDPNYVRMRGIIEGIDLFDAEFFGVTPKEAELMDPQHRLFLECAWETFEHAGYDPERFHGAIGVYAGSSTSGYLFNLFPEGVLLQSASDMAGLLGVEKDSLPTRVSYKLNLEGPSIAVQTACSTSLVAVHLACQGLLAGECDMALAGGISVNVPQKVGYLYQKSGIASPDGHCRAFDADARGTVGGSGVGIVLLKRLEEARIDGDHILAVIKGTAINNDGAHKVGYTAPRVEGQAKVIRAAHVAARVEPESIRYVEAHGTGTPMGDPIEVAALTRAFRTGTDRNGFCAIGSVKTNIGHLDAAAGIAGLIKAALALSHKQIPPSLHFSSQNPEIDFAKTPFYVNTKLTDWNAHDGPRRAGVSSFGLGGTNAHVVMEEAPSVERDSHRVERRQRLITLSAKSDSALNEMAVRMAAHLRQHPETELENVAYTLQTGRRAFPYRRWAVADNVEAAVRILSRPDSKNASCQAGEPRPVVFLFSGQGAQYRKMGRGLYAQQPTFREQVDRCGAILSSHIGMDIKSILFDEYSEDPDRLNRTAFTQPALFVLEYALAKLWMSLGVHPQGMIGHSVGEYVAACLSGVFSLEDALRLVALRGRLMQTMPPGSMLAVSMTEVDATALLHEELDLAAVNAPKQCVLSGPEAAIKNLQDTLSRKGIQSVRLQTSHAFHSRQMDPMLESFNAQVAGVARHSPTIPWVSNVTGDWIMPAQAMDPSYWTNHLRRTVRFADGIETLCRKPERILLEVGPGQTLCSLVQRQIDGRPVMALASLRTSPNESSEASEPSSFLEAVGSLWATGMPIDWSGLYQGEHPRRLPLPTYPFERRRFWVEPIKRLSGAGQTTVPARKPNISDWFYESSWKRSTARQPAEPAHDGSWLVFVDEGGTETRIVQRLESAGQPVVTVSAGERYGRLTKRMYSIRPGVREDYHTLIQDLREQGLWPTRVVHCWNLHSVDSSLTVETFRHAQDRGFYSLLFLSQALGSRTSAEPTDICVLTSGLHDVTGEEALHPELAPILGACRVIPQEYVNLTCRVVDLETSKDGEQLLTESVVARLLAEHTDRRNEPVVAYRGTHRWIQSFEPMKLDHPNERPALLRTHGVYLITGGLGGVGLQLADYLARTVMARLVLVGRSEPTTEQVQRLKTLEQAGGAILTIQADVADPEQMRAALAQAVDRFGQMHGVIHAAGVPGGGLIDLKTEEAAEAEFSPKIAGALVLDHVLRDRPLDFICLCSSLNALTGGVGQVAYCAANSTLDAMAHAFSKRGSRVISVNFDRWNQIGMAVQAEARLKALQIEASEFDGMAASEAQDVFGRILHGWTSPQVIVSVRDCSSLVRQSAEAALSKVVGFTAKRGDSSRDVSGGKANQTVGATIEETVTLVWQEILGVDHVGLHDDFFTLGGESLAALQILNRVQDMFGMEVSLKKFFEHPTVAGLSAQIRLEQESGITMVPDIVPLPRKIRPQRMGTINSGVSGRPEL is encoded by the coding sequence GTGGCATCTGAGATGGATCGAAACGACGGCGAGCAGACCAGCGAGCACGATGGATTGGACATTGCCGTGATCGGGTTGGCCTGTCGCTTCCCCGGCAGCCAAAACAGCACGGCATTTTGGACCAATCTGCGCGACGGAGTCGAATCGATTGCTGCTCTCAGCGAGGAGGATTTGCGATCCGCAGGCGTTCAGGAACGCCTGCGTCATGATCCGAACTATGTCCGCATGCGAGGCATCATCGAAGGGATCGATCTCTTCGATGCCGAGTTCTTCGGCGTGACACCCAAAGAGGCCGAGCTGATGGATCCGCAGCATCGGCTGTTTCTCGAATGCGCGTGGGAGACGTTCGAGCATGCGGGATATGACCCGGAACGGTTCCACGGAGCGATCGGCGTGTATGCGGGCTCCAGCACCAGTGGCTACCTGTTCAATCTTTTTCCTGAGGGCGTCCTATTGCAGTCGGCCTCCGATATGGCGGGACTGCTTGGCGTGGAGAAGGATTCGCTGCCCACCCGCGTGTCCTACAAATTGAATCTGGAAGGGCCAAGCATCGCGGTCCAGACCGCCTGTTCCACTTCCCTGGTCGCCGTCCACCTGGCCTGTCAGGGGTTGCTCGCAGGTGAATGCGACATGGCTCTGGCGGGAGGTATCTCCGTCAATGTGCCGCAAAAGGTCGGCTATCTCTATCAGAAGAGCGGAATTGCCTCTCCCGATGGACACTGTCGGGCCTTCGATGCGGATGCGCGCGGAACGGTCGGAGGAAGCGGAGTGGGAATCGTACTCTTGAAGCGATTGGAAGAGGCGCGAATCGACGGCGACCATATTTTGGCGGTGATCAAGGGGACCGCGATCAATAACGATGGAGCGCATAAGGTCGGGTACACCGCCCCGCGAGTTGAAGGGCAGGCCAAGGTGATCCGAGCGGCGCATGTAGCCGCCAGGGTTGAGCCGGAATCGATACGATATGTCGAGGCACACGGTACCGGGACCCCCATGGGCGATCCGATTGAAGTGGCGGCGCTCACCCGGGCATTTCGCACCGGCACGGACCGAAACGGCTTCTGTGCCATCGGATCAGTGAAGACCAACATCGGGCACCTCGATGCAGCGGCAGGGATCGCAGGGCTGATCAAGGCAGCCCTCGCCCTGTCGCACAAACAGATTCCTCCCAGCCTGCACTTTTCTTCCCAGAACCCGGAAATCGATTTTGCCAAGACTCCATTTTATGTCAATACGAAATTGACTGACTGGAATGCGCACGACGGCCCTCGGCGTGCCGGTGTCAGTTCATTTGGCCTCGGCGGCACCAATGCGCATGTGGTCATGGAGGAAGCACCGTCTGTCGAACGCGATTCTCATCGTGTCGAGAGACGCCAGCGACTCATCACCCTGTCCGCCAAATCCGACTCGGCACTGAACGAGATGGCGGTCCGCATGGCCGCCCATCTCCGGCAACACCCTGAAACCGAGTTGGAGAATGTCGCCTATACATTGCAGACCGGCCGGAGGGCATTTCCGTATCGCCGATGGGCCGTAGCCGACAACGTCGAAGCGGCGGTGCGCATATTGAGCCGGCCGGATTCCAAGAACGCGAGTTGTCAGGCCGGCGAACCAAGGCCGGTGGTGTTTTTGTTTTCAGGGCAGGGTGCCCAGTATCGCAAGATGGGCCGCGGCCTCTATGCCCAGCAACCGACCTTCCGCGAACAGGTAGACCGATGCGGAGCCATTCTCAGTTCCCACATCGGGATGGATATCAAGTCGATTCTGTTTGACGAGTATTCGGAGGATCCGGACAGACTCAACCGTACTGCCTTTACGCAACCGGCCTTATTCGTGCTGGAGTATGCGCTTGCCAAACTCTGGATGAGCCTCGGTGTGCATCCTCAAGGCATGATTGGACACAGTGTCGGGGAGTATGTGGCCGCCTGTCTGTCCGGTGTCTTCTCGCTCGAAGATGCGCTGCGGTTGGTCGCCCTTCGCGGGCGTCTCATGCAAACCATGCCACCGGGTTCGATGCTGGCGGTCTCCATGACGGAAGTTGATGCAACAGCTCTCCTGCACGAAGAGTTGGACCTGGCGGCGGTCAATGCGCCCAAGCAGTGTGTCCTGTCCGGACCAGAGGCCGCTATCAAAAATCTGCAGGACACATTGAGCAGAAAAGGCATACAGAGCGTACGACTCCAAACCTCCCATGCGTTCCATTCGCGCCAGATGGACCCCATGCTGGAATCCTTCAACGCACAAGTTGCGGGTGTGGCGCGTCACAGTCCGACGATTCCGTGGGTTTCAAACGTGACCGGCGATTGGATCATGCCCGCTCAAGCCATGGATCCGTCGTACTGGACCAATCATTTGCGAAGGACTGTCCGTTTCGCCGACGGTATCGAGACGCTGTGCCGGAAACCGGAGCGCATTCTGCTCGAGGTAGGACCGGGGCAAACGTTGTGTTCATTGGTTCAACGTCAGATCGACGGACGCCCGGTCATGGCACTGGCTTCATTGAGAACGTCGCCCAACGAATCATCGGAAGCCTCCGAACCTTCGAGTTTTCTCGAAGCGGTCGGAAGTCTCTGGGCAACCGGCATGCCGATCGATTGGTCAGGGTTGTATCAAGGCGAACACCCGCGGCGGCTTCCCTTGCCCACCTATCCATTTGAACGCCGCCGGTTCTGGGTAGAACCGATCAAGCGCTTGTCTGGAGCGGGCCAGACAACCGTGCCTGCCAGGAAGCCGAATATCAGCGACTGGTTTTATGAATCGTCGTGGAAACGATCGACCGCGCGTCAACCGGCAGAGCCTGCGCACGACGGTTCGTGGTTGGTCTTTGTCGATGAGGGGGGTACTGAGACTCGAATTGTCCAGCGATTGGAGTCAGCCGGTCAGCCGGTTGTGACGGTATCGGCCGGTGAGCGATATGGACGGCTCACGAAACGCATGTATTCGATCCGACCGGGGGTTCGTGAAGATTACCACACATTGATTCAGGATTTGCGTGAGCAAGGGCTGTGGCCGACACGAGTGGTGCATTGTTGGAATCTGCATTCCGTCGACAGTTCGTTAACCGTCGAAACCTTCCGCCACGCGCAAGACCGAGGATTCTACAGCCTTCTGTTCCTCTCACAGGCCTTGGGAAGCAGAACGTCAGCGGAGCCGACCGACATCTGCGTTCTGACATCCGGGTTGCATGATGTCACCGGTGAAGAAGCATTGCATCCGGAGCTCGCTCCTATTCTGGGGGCTTGCAGGGTGATTCCTCAGGAATACGTCAATCTCACCTGTCGTGTGGTCGATCTTGAAACATCGAAGGATGGAGAGCAACTGCTGACAGAGAGCGTGGTCGCCCGACTTCTGGCCGAACACACCGATCGACGGAATGAACCTGTCGTGGCGTATCGGGGAACACACCGATGGATTCAGTCTTTCGAGCCGATGAAGCTCGACCATCCGAATGAACGGCCGGCCCTGCTGCGGACGCATGGCGTGTATCTCATCACGGGCGGACTTGGAGGAGTCGGTCTTCAACTCGCGGACTATTTAGCTCGGACGGTCATGGCACGTCTCGTGTTAGTAGGCCGCTCGGAGCCGACGACGGAGCAGGTGCAGCGATTGAAGACGCTTGAACAGGCTGGCGGCGCAATTCTCACCATTCAGGCGGATGTGGCGGATCCGGAGCAGATGCGTGCGGCATTGGCACAGGCTGTGGATCGGTTCGGCCAGATGCACGGAGTCATTCATGCCGCCGGTGTACCGGGCGGAGGGTTGATCGATCTCAAAACCGAGGAGGCTGCGGAGGCAGAGTTTAGCCCCAAGATTGCCGGAGCGCTCGTCCTCGACCATGTGTTGCGTGACAGACCCCTGGATTTCATCTGCTTGTGTTCCTCGTTGAATGCCTTGACGGGAGGAGTGGGCCAAGTCGCCTATTGTGCCGCCAATTCCACCTTGGATGCGATGGCTCACGCATTCTCAAAGCGCGGGTCGCGCGTCATCTCGGTGAATTTCGATCGCTGGAATCAGATTGGAATGGCTGTACAGGCCGAAGCACGGCTGAAGGCCTTGCAGATCGAAGCTTCGGAGTTTGACGGCATGGCGGCGTCGGAAGCACAAGACGTATTCGGGCGGATACTGCACGGATGGACTTCACCACAGGTGATCGTTTCTGTTCGTGACTGTTCCTCCTTAGTGAGGCAGAGCGCGGAAGCTGCGCTGTCGAAGGTCGTTGGCTTCACGGCCAAGAGAGGAGACTCGAGCCGTGACGTGTCCGGTGGCAAGGCGAACCAGACGGTCGGCGCAACGATCGAGGAAACGGTGACGCTAGTGTGGCAAGAGATTCTCGGGGTCGATCATGTCGGTCTGCATGACGACTTCTTCACGTTGGGCGGCGAATCGTTGGCCGCTCTGCAGATCTTGAACCGCGTGCAGGACATGTTCGGCATGGAGGTGTCGCTCAAAAAGTTTTTTGAGCATCCAACGGTCGCCGGACTCTCCGCACAAATCCGGCTCGAACAAGAGAGCGGCATCACGATGGTACCGGACATTGTTCCGCTTCCCAGAAAAATCCGTCCTCAACGGATGGGTACCATCAATTCTGGCGTCTCAGGCAGACCGGAGTTATGA